The genomic region tCTGAAGCTGCTAGAACTTTGGTGGTGGAAGCAGGATtgctcaaatttactttgttctcttggcatcctttgttgactagcatacctaggtaggctcaggagtgtgcacatttctggagaactatatggtagTAATGTTGCATCAGCGTTTGTAACAATGTTAAATGCAtggttgcaaaattgctgccatatggtGCTCCAGACTCATGCACAGTCCTgagcctaggtatgctcttcaacaaaaggataccaagagaatgtaagaTTTGACAATAAGAGCCTATTGGATTTTTTCCCTCttcttgttctgtctgaatcatgaaagtttacttttgagtttaatgtccctttaaacctcttaaTATCAGAAAAGCTAGTAGATTTGTGTtattcatttattaaaataacaacgTGGTAGGACCCCCAAACCAACCTCTACCTACCCCTAGGTACGCAAGCGCAGACGGTTAATCTCCTTGACTTAGTCTCTGAATTTTCACTCTCATAATATTTATTGTTACAAAACGTTTAGTATACTCAAAATGTTAAAAACTGTATACCTTGAGGTTTATTCCTTCATGGGTTGACTACATGTGGTATTGATGTCTGAATATCGTACGTACTGTATCTACCCGGAAGGTTGTTTTCCGCTCAGCTTTGTTTACATTCGGTTATTGATTTACCTTTTGTgcaatgttctgtttttttttttttacctcaataaaaactatttatataaaaaaaaaataataataataataaaaaaaaaatataacaacatggttatataaaaaaaaaaaaaaaaaatggtacctgCATGCATATTCCACAGTGTATATAGATCCTTGGCTTTGTTCTTCCCAGTTCTGCATATCAGCCttgtagaaggaaaaataacagttaTTTTTGCTTTGAGACCTATGTTACAAAGCTGTATTTTGGCAACATAATGTCTTGCAGTAATAGGTTGTCAGATCCTCACTCACCTTGTGCTGAGCCAGCTCAGGGAGAGACCTACGGACATGTTCTTGCAGACGATATAAAGCAACTGAAGGCTCATTGGCTAGGACATACATACTCTCAGTGAACTTATCTGTAACTGGAAGCAAACAcaaacacatttctttcatgatacagatacagagcatgcaattacaaacaactgagtctacctaggtatgcttttcaactaaggataccaagagaatgaagcaaattaggtaatagaagtaaattgtaaagtttttcaaAAACCATGTTTTgtatgaattataaaagaaaattttggactttcatatctatttaaaaaagggacatgaaagtcaaaattaaactttcattattcaaatagattatgtacttttaaacaattttcgaatttacttctattatctaatttgatttgttctcttattatcctttgttgtaaagcatacctaggtaggatcaagagtagcaatacacttctgggagctagtaGGTAATTGGTGACATATTGGCTTGTTTgttaatctagctcccagtagtgcactgctgctccttcatcagaggataccaagagaacgaagtaaattttataatagaagtaaaacgaagtaaaaaaaaggtttaaaattgtatgttctatctgaatcataaatgaaaaaaaatctgtgtttaatgtccctttaatacatcaccAGAAAAAGGCAGATACAAGTTAGCTGTACTGACCATTCTGCTCTTTAGATGACTATTACAAAACTTCAGAAATATCAGATAAATAAGAGTCTATCTGCAGTAGATGTCAACATTTTTTGCAGCAAGCACACATTTTTGCCATCAATACACCAACTGAAATACATAATTattgggtttaaaaaaatatgaggATTTATTTTCATATTCTATCCCACAATGTAGCAAATTGGtgaaattatataacataatttatgtaagaacttccctgataaattcatttatttcatattggcaagagtccatgagctagtgacatatgggatatacaatcctaccaggaggggctaagtttcccaaacctcaaaatgcctataaatacacccctcaccacacccacaattcagtttaacaaatagccaagaagtggggtgataaagaaaggagtagaaagcatcaacataggaatatgaaaataattgtgctttatacaaaaaaaatcataaccatcataaaaaaagggtgggcctcatggactcttgccaatgtgaaagaaatgaatttatcaggtaagttctttcataaattatgctttctttcatgtaactggcaagagtccatgagctagtgacgtatgggatagcaatacccaagatgtggaactccacgcaagagtcactagagagggagggataaaaataaaaacagccattttccgctgaaaaaattaacccacaacccaaaatataagtttattctcataaatgaaaggaaaaaaattaaatcaaaagcagaagaatcaaactgaaaaagctacctgaagaacttttctaccaaaaactgtttccgaagaagcaaatacatcaaaatggtagaattcagtaaatatatgcaaataagaccaagtagcagctttgcaaatctgatcaactgaagcttcattcttaaaagcccaggaagtggaaactgatctagtagaaggagctgtaattcactgaggtggggcttgacccgactccaaataggcttgatgaatcaaaagctttaaccacaaagccaaagaAACGGTAGAagctttctaacctttcctagaaccataaaATATAACAacatagtagcttcaacataatatttcagaactctcaccacatccaaagaatgtaaagatctcatcaaataattcttaagattaggacacaaggaaggaacaacaatttctctaataatgttgttagaattcacaaccttaggtaagaatttaaatgaagtccgcaaaactgccttatcctaatgaaaaaaatcagaaaaggagattcacaagagagagcggataattcagaaactcttctagcagaagagatggccaaaagaaacaacactttccaagaaagtagtttaatgtccaaagaatgcataggctcaaacggaaaagcctgtaaagccttcaaaaccaaaattaagactccaaggaggagagattgatttaatgacaggcttgatacgaaccaaagcctgcaaaaaacaatgaatatcagggagtttagcaatctttctgtgaaataaaacagaaagagcagagatttgtcctttcaaggaacttgcaggcaaacctttatccaaaccatcctgaagaaactgtaacattctcggaattctaaaggaatgccaagtgaatttatgagaagaacaccatgaaatgtaagtcttccaaactcgataataaatctttctagaaacagatttacgagcctgcaacatagtattaatcacagattcagaaaaacctctatgactaagcactaagcgttcaatttccataccttcaaatttaacgatttgagatcctgatggaaaaacggaccttgagatagaaagtctggacttaatggaagtggccaaggttggcaactggacatccgaacaagatccacataccaaaacctgtgaggccatactggagccaccagcagcacaaacgattgctccatgatgattttggagatcactcttagaagaagaactagaggcgggaaaatagaAGCAggctgataacaccaaggaagtgtcaacgcatccactgcttccgcctgaggatccctggacctggacaggtacctgggaaatttcttgtttagatgagatgaaatcagatctatttctggaagcccccccacatgtgaacaacttgagaaaacacatctgggtggagagaccattctcccggatgtaaagtctgatgactgaggtaatccgcttcccaattgtctatacctgggatatgaaccgcagaaattagacaggagctggatttcacccaaacaagtattcaagatacttctttcatagcttgaggactgtgagtcccaccctgatgattgacatatgccacagttgtgatattgtctgtctggaaacaaataaatggttctctcttcaacagaggccaaaactgaagagccctgagaattgcacaaagttccaaaatattgattggtaatctcgcctcttgagatttccaaaccccttgagctgtcagagatccccaaacagctccccaacctgaaagactcccatatgttgtgatcacagtccaggttggacgaacgaaggtgcccctagaattatacgatggtgatctaaccaccaagtcagagaaagtcgaacattgggatttaaggatattaattgtgatatccttgtataatccctgcaccattggttcagcatacaaagctggagaggtctcaaatgaaaacgagcaaaggggatcgcttctgatgctgcagtcatgagacctaaaacttccatgcacatagctactgaagggaatgactgaaactgaaggttccgacaggctgcagccaatttcaaatgtctcttgtcaaagtcatggacactgaatctatctggaaacctaaaaaaaggttacctttatctgaggaatcaaagaactttttggtaaagtgatcctccaaccatgtcttcgaagaaacaacagtagttgatttgtgtgagattctgcgaaatgtaaagactgagcaagtaccaagatatcgtccaaataaggaaacacagcaacaccccactctcttattacagagagatggacaccgagaacctttgaaaagattcttggagctgtcgctaggccaaaaggaagagcaacaaattggtaatgcctgtctagaaaagagaatctcaggaactgatagcgatctggatgaatcggaatatgaagataagcatcctgtatgtctattgtggacatataatgcccttgctgaacaaaatgcagaatagaccttatagtcaccattttgaaaattggtactcttacataccaattcaaaatttttagatccaaatctGGTCTGaatgcattttctttctttgggacaattaatagatttgaataaaaccccagaccctgttcctgaaacagaactggcatgattaccccagataactccaggtctgaaacacacttcaggaaagcttaagcctttactggaatgcgtgagagaaaaaaaaatcttctcacaggcggtcttactctgaatcctattctgtacccctgagagactatattctgaatccaatgattttggaccgaattgatccaaacatctttgaaaaatcttaatctgctgagctggaataagggccgcaccttcatgcggacttgggggctggctttgatctcttaaatggcttggatttattccaatttgaagaaggcttccaattggaaacagattccttgggggaagaattaggtttctgttccttatttaggaacgaaaaaacggttagaagctttagatttacccttagatcttttatcctgaggcaaaaaaactcccttcccccagtgaaagtttaaattattgaatccaactgaaccaaataatttattaccttggaaagaaagagatagcaatctggacttagaagtcatatcagcattccaagatttaagccagaaagctcttctagctaaaatagctaaagacatatatttaacatcaattttgatgatatcaaaaaatggcatcacaaatgaaattattagcatgttgaatcaggttaacaatgctagacaaatcaaaatctgatacttgttgcgctaaagtttgcaaccaaaaaagttgaaacagctgcaacatcagccaaaaaaattgcaggcctaagaagatgacctgaatataaataagctttccttagataagattcaagtttcctatctaaaggaaaaagaagtactatcttccgtaggaatagtagtacgtttagcaagagtagagatatccccatcaactttggggatcttttcccaaaactcaaatctaactgctggcaaaggatacaattttttaaaaccttaaagaaggaataagtaccaggcctattccattccttagaaatcatatcagaaatagcatcaggaactggaaaaacctctgaaataaccacaggagatttataaacagaaattaaatgtatactagttttaatatcaagaggactagtctcctcaataatcaacacttctttaacaaagaacgaatgtactccattttaaataaataagtagatttgacagtgtcaatatctgaagaaggatcttctgaatcagacagatcctcatcagaggaggataattcagtatgttgtcggtcatttgaaatttcatcaactttatgagaagttttaaaagaccctaacatttattagaaggcggaatgtcagacaaagccttctgaatagaatcagcaataaattcacaggtatatcttgtacattcaatgttaaaagaacagcaacaggcaatgtactattactgatggacacattctctgcatgtaaaagtctatcatgacaacttattacaaaccacagctggagatataatctccacaagattacaacaaatgtacttagctttgttagaactgttataagtcagcagggttccaacagtgaattctgagacagaatcagattgagacatcttgcaaataatgtaagagaaaaaaacaacatataaagcaaaattatcaaatttccttatatggcagttacaggaagggggaaaaaatgcaaacagcatagccctctgatagagaaaaaaggcaagaggcatacaggaatggggtttaaaataatgaaaatattttgcgccaagtatgacgcacaaacaaacagagatttttttttggctctaacaacatccggaaacgaCACatttgcgtcattgaagacgcaaccttgtgaaaggactctgcATCGACAACGCCAAAAAAAACCAGCCAAAAATGaagcaatatagtttggcattttgcgctctcgcaagcctaattctgcccgcaaatttaaaatgacattcaattgaaaaaagactataccccaggtaagaaataaattttcctaaaaaatgcatttcccagatatgaaactgactgtctgcaaaaggaaatatactgaaacctgaatcatggcaaatataagtacaatacatatatttagaactttatataaatacataaagtgccaaaccatagctgagagtgtcttaagtaatgaaaacatacttaccaagagacacccatccacatatagcagatagccaaaccagtactgaaacggttatcagtagaggtaatggaatatgagagtatatcgatctgaaaagggaggtaggagatgaatctttacgaccgataacagagaacctatgaaatagatctctgtgaggaaaaccatagcattcaataggtgatactctctacgtccctctgacattcactgtactctgagaggaatcgggcttcaaaatgcagagaagcgcatatcaacatagaaatcttagcacaaacttacttcaccacctccataggaggcaaagtttgtaaaactgaattatgggtgtggtgaggggtgtatttataggcattttgaggtttgggaaactttgcccctcctggtaggattgtaaatcccatatgtcactaactcatggactcttgccaattacatgaaagaaattatatatatatatatatatatatatatatatttctgtttttggGAATGTATTTTAGAACATTAGAACCCAGTTTTATTAAATGAAAATGCAGCAAATCTTTGGAAATATTAgaacaacaaataataaaaagcaaTTTATAGAGAaaatacacacagcacacaaatagcattttattattgtgtcaCTTACATTAGTGGGGGGGGGTGGATGATGATGAGCGAAGTACTATTCATCTTACCACATTTCTGCATCGAATTCTATCACATACACAGCGTATCAGGCTATTTCATTGTAGGATATTTGGGTATAAACATTTATATGTCATCATAGCTGTATTACTTAACTGTGGTCTTATATCTGGCACAGATCTCTGTGGCACTTTTTCACACTGTTATACACTTCTCTTGCCAGTTTCAATGTGATAAACTTTATATATAAGAATTTCTCAACTCTTGTCCTCAAATGCTACAAACTAGCTAGATTCTAAGGATGTCTTTACCTGAgcacaggtgagtcagtcacagtgagtgtGCAGCCCAGTTGTAAATGTGCCTGTTACAGGTGCTTGAGGGTACAACTGATAAGCACTGATTACTGTGATACATTGAACATTTACATTTACTGCATCAGGGTAAAAAATTGAAAGACAAAGTGAATGAATCTCCCTTCCCACAGCTCCAGGTACACCCAAGGTACCTGTACTACAGTTCTAGAAACAAGGTCTTAAACATGATATATGATGTCTGGAAATCACTGCTATATACTGACGTGAATAGGTATCAGTCTAAACGAATGACTGGATGTGTGTGAATGCGAGTGAGAGACTAAAGAgagtggaagaagaaagaagagtgaaataagtatttaacACATGGCCTCTTTGTGTCTGACAAACAATAATGATTGCAGTTatataaaatgtatgcacacatGTTCTAGGGAAGTTACTGTATAATCTGGTGCTGAGCTAATACACTTTTAAGACTAATCAGATCTTTGAGAATAACAGCTAAAACACAATATAACATTTGACAGTAACAGAAATAAGTTTTACTCCTTCACATCAAAAGGAGAACATACATCTTCAGTTACTCAGGTCAGGTGTATGGGACACATAGGTTTAGTAAAGCTTGACAATTAATTTATAATTCACCAAATAGCTGTGGGTTGCTAGACAAAAGTTTTGGTTTTATCAGACAGTGAGACAAAAATTATGTGTCATGTTTTAAACATATGGAGATAATGGTTTAAAAAAGCTGCAGGTACAGGTGGAAAAACAAcagtatggtgagtagtaaccaagctactgtagttgtacccagcagtttaatgtccctttaaatctttttttaaaagggatatgaaacccaattttttttcctttcatgattcagatagaccatgcgattttaaacaactttctaatttacatttattatcaattgttatttgggttggctccagctaaaatcactttcctgggctacatagcagcctgttccaggcagaggaaggacacgctggaagagctacctagtctaggtagctggagtctgccacagggtgggaccccgaGTACTGgtactgtcgggcatcaggggtggctacaggctgtggtcacttgccagctacatagctgcagtcggcagggaggaagcaggaccccttttggcggagctacccagtcggggtagccgggggtatccgtcacattggctggcagcggtgggatctgcttcttttacaaggttcctgctgacagaggagacgtaccacagtagccggtaaatattgagacagagttcctagggagagtacaaaagatgctgaccggaaccAAGGATCCTTGTTTggaacaggacgttctggcatggaggaaccttgccctccgagacctttggtgggaggctctgcaacaggagcaggaaaatggaaaggtcctccccacgaatgataCGAGATTCCGGGTTtggtggaccgtgagactgcctttcctgggagaacagccaaagaaggaatggctagctgttctacatagactgatccagcaagagatgtgggtggaggacggctatcgggccctccaatggctcactatgcaagtgcagccatggctggaggaaggctcccccacagagggcattggcttcggcggccctggattgctgtttacaaaaagggcagatgacccacagtttgggagcgagacagaccagggtctggaggatatctctgggctccaagaggaactgctggatctcttggaggagacctggctgctggacgatctggattttataattgaccaggaagaggcactggtcaaggaatacaagaggctgctggatctcgctaagcagcgtgccaggggcatacagatctggggtgcagtcctctgggattcatggagctcgaccgtggaggagtggcagcaaagaaaaagggaaccagggctgcgggatcctgatcagcagtctggatctgagcttatagacttggacaagggagccaccccagcaggagtgctgacaacagggcagagagccgccggcctctgcccagcacctgtaacagctccaggaaacctgggagtggaggtagtcgtcctccttccccgtaaacagaaccccttcccgggagaggagacagtctgtctctctccccagcggcagagccaggagccggaagaggagacagtcggtctctctccccagcggcagagctatcccctgggagcggaggtagtcgtcctccctccccgtaaacagaaccccttcctgggagaggagacagttggtctctctccccagtggcagagccaggagccgggagaggagacagtcggtctctctccccagcggcagagccatcccctgggagcggaggtagtcgtcctccctccctgtaaacagaaccccttcctgggagaggagacagtcggtctctctccccagcggcagaaccccttcctgggagaggagacagtcggtctctctccccagcggcagagccatcccctgggagcggaggtagtcttcctccctccccgtaaacagaaccccttcctaggagaggagacagtcagtctctctccccagtggcagagccaggagaggagacagtcggtctctctccccagaggcagagccatcccctaggagcggaggtagttgtcctccctgcccataaacagaaccccttcctgggagaggagaaagttggtctctctccccagcggcagagccaggagccgggagaggagacagttggtctctctccccagcggcagagccatcccctgggagcagaggtagtcgtcctccctccccgtaaaaagaaccccttcctgggagaggagacagtcggtctctctccccagcagaagAACCCCTTCCcgagagaggagacagtcggtctctctccccagcggcagaaccccttcccgggagaggagacagtcggtctctctccccagcggcagagccatcccctgggagcggaggtagtcgtcctccctccccgtaaacagaaccccttcctgggagaggagatagtcggtctctctccccagcagcagaaccccttcccgggagaggagacagtcgttctctctccccagcagcagagccatcccctgggagcggaggtagtcgtcctccctccccgtaaacagaaccccttcctgggagaggagacagtcggtctctctccccagcggcagagccatcccctgggagcggagatagtcgtcctccctccccgtaaacagaaccccttcctgggaaaggagacagtcagtctctctccccagcggcagagccagaacCCCCTGCAGGGAGAGATGGttatcaatatctctccccagcggccaaatccctttctgggagaggagacagttggtctctctccccagcggcagcacagtttcccatggagcagaggtagcagacctccctccccagcggtagatctccttcttgggagaagagacagacagtctctctcctcagtagcttggcagggtctctacccttttgttGTTCCGGactatttctcaccgggggcaggcgttgcattaggcaaggaggagaaaagcttatacagttggtgccacatgtttgggcacccgagctttgcctgccccaccaaggagcaacctccccctctggtctggggtgggtctGCCAGTACTAAACCGAGTATcatggagagaggcagtgtggccctggAACTTGAGGACCCTGGAACTTATGGGACAGCagttgtttgggagccggccttggcatATTTGTTTGGGACGTTGCCTTATgcgactatccctgcgcccagggcgcagggtataaacgtcaGCCGgaacccccaggatgccccaagctctggagagatgggatTACCTCTCCCAGCAACTGAgtagtggagggccaccgtcggagaGACCCAGGCCGAcctgttaagggtctagccgggtctgctgaactggagggggggggggggagatgtcacggataccagacaactAAGGCTACCACCACCCCaatacaacctcacccctgttgtttctcagtggttttgggctcctcagagcaaccacaatctctggaagcttttggttgcatggttttgtgttccaaacttgtttagaaaagagctggtgtatgaccaggaaaaccctcctaggctggccgggctcctggaactcccgatcggctgcctcacaacggacacccgcctaatccCTCTCAGGctatccaggctcctggaactcccggttggccacaggaaagcaggacacccgctaactttacacctCATCGCTCccgcaaccatgtgccccagagctccgctcttttgaggattagtagcccctagggaggacaagaggtgggagaattaccggaagggagctcctttggaaaccgggggttttggacacgcCTAACCCCacaacttcaacggactgtaactccggtccccagtaacgaatcatgctgatttttggactgtgaaatctgaggACCAAGAGCTTTATAATGACACCCGGGAAGTGCCgccactccaccgggatcaccccgaaaccaccacccctaggaattgagattatgtgggactgtggctcctatggaggcgccggtcagtctagaGGGACGGGAATgtcgggaaaatagtgggattgtccagggtcttatcaagatgagctgcctgtataaaaggagtgtgtgttttcaataaaatcagttcctgtctaacctgaaggctagtctatctagttattttgggttggctccagctaaaatcactttcctgggctacatagcagcctgttccaggcagaggaaggacacgctggaagagctacctagtctgggtagctggagtctgccaaagggtgggaccctgagtactggtgctgtcgggcatcaggggtggctacaggctgtggtcacttgccagctacatagctgcagttggcagggaggaagcaggaccccttttggcggagctacccagtcggggtagcccggggtatccgtcacattgtcCTCTAGTTAAAAAAGGAAATTAAATCAAGGACAGATATAGTAAAACTCAGAAGTTACAACAACATCTCATGTGCAGATCTACTGGTGTCATTTTTGTACTATATTGTGAATGCAATATAGCCTATGTAGGTATGACAACCAGGGAAGCACGTGTAAGAATATTAGAACATAAAAACAATATCAAAAATGCAGAAAAAGacctcaaaaattttttttttactcgaACATCAGAGTAAATACAACCAACTTAAATTCACAGTGATACAGAAAATATCCAATGGAATAAGAAGAGGGAATCTTGAAAATTCACTACTGATTGCAGAATGTAGATGGAAATATGTATTGGATACATTACAACTCCAAGGACTAAATGAATACAATTATGTACTTATAATTCTCTTAATTTATTGTAAATCATAGACCAATAGAGGT from Bombina bombina isolate aBomBom1 chromosome 2, aBomBom1.pri, whole genome shotgun sequence harbors:
- the BORCS8 gene encoding BLOC-1-related complex subunit 8 isoform X1, whose protein sequence is MKEMCLCLLPVTDKFTESMYVLANEPSVALYRLQEHVRRSLPELAQHKADMQNWEEQSQGSIYTVEYACSAVRSMTFSSVHFKSIEGLLKQATNLKHQLNTAQGRR
- the BORCS8 gene encoding BLOC-1-related complex subunit 8 isoform X2, with the translated sequence MEEQEMQIKVKKVTDKFTESMYVLANEPSVALYRLQEHVRRSLPELAQHKADMQNWEEQSQGSIYTVEYACSAVRSMTFSSVHFKSIEGLLKQATNLKHQLNTAQGRR
- the BORCS8 gene encoding BLOC-1-related complex subunit 8 isoform X3, which translates into the protein MYVLANEPSVALYRLQEHVRRSLPELAQHKADMQNWEEQSQGSIYTVEYACSAVRSMTFSSVHFKSIEGLLKQATNLKHQLNTAQGRR